The following nucleotide sequence is from Chrysiogenia bacterium.
CTATGGCCGCGACCCGCGCAACATCGCGATGAAGGCCGAGTCCTATCTCAAGAGCACCGGCATTGCCGACACTGCCTACTTCGGCCCCGAGGCTGAGTTCTTCGTGTTCGACGAAGTGCAGTACGAAGTTTCCGGTCACCAGTCCTTCTACTCCGTCGATTCGATCGAAGGCCACTGGAACTCCGGCCGTGAAGAAGCCCCGAACCAGGGCTACAAGATCGGCCCCAAGGGCGGCTATTTCCCGGTCAGCCCCTACGACACCCTCAATGACCTGCGCAGCGAGATGGTCATGGTGATGCAGAAGGTCGGCATCAAGATCGAAACCCACCACCACGAAGTGGCCACCGCAGGCCAGTGCGAGATCGACATGCGTTTCGACACCATGCTGCGCATGGCCGATCAGCTCAAGTGGTACAAGTACATCGTCCGCAACGTGGCCAAGCGTCACGGCAAGACCGCGACCTTCATGCCCAAGCCGATGGCCGGTGACAACGGAACGGGTATGCACACGCACCAGTCGCTGTGGAAGGACGGCAAGCCCCTCTTCGCCGGTGACGGCTACGGCGGCTTCTCCGAACTTGGCCTCTACTACATCGGCGGCCTGCTCAAGCACGCCCGCGCGCTCTGCGCCCTGACCAACCCCAGCACCAACTCCTACAAGCGTCTGGTGCCGGGCTTCGAGGCTCCGGTCAACCTGGCCTACAGCGCCCGGAACCGCTCGGCCTCCTGCCGCATCCCGATGTTCAGCCCGAGCCCCAAGGCCAAGCGCATCGAGGCCCGTTGGCCCGACCCGACCTGCACCGGTTACGTCGCGTTTGCCGCCATGCTCATGGCCGGCCTCGACGGCATCCAGAACAAGATCGACCCGGGCGAGCCGCTCGACAAGGACATCTACAGCCTGAGCCCCGAAGAGCTCAAGGATGTTCCCAGCGCTCCGGGTTCGCTCGACGAAGCTCTCAAGTGCCTGGAAGAAGACCACGACTTCCTGCTCAAGGGCGACGTGTTCAGCAAGGACTTCATCGAGAACTGGGTCTCCTTCAAGCGCGAGAACGAAGTCGATCCGCTTCGCATGGCTCCGCATCCGCTCGAGTATGAAATGTATTACGGCGGCTAAGCCCTTACAGCTTCAAGCCCATGCAAAAAGCCCCGGCCAGACGGCCGGGGCTTTTTCTTTGCGGTGGTTTTTTCCCAACGATGAAACATCGGCATGGGCCTGCCTCGCCAGGCCCATGTTTGAATCGCCGCGGTGGGGTAACGGATTGTCAGTGCAGCGTCTCGTCGCCGGGGTTGCCGGCGTAATCGGTGGGCCAGTTCTCGTCGCTCATGGTGGGGGCAGGCTCGCCGGGGATGGCGTATTCGCCGCTGGCCCACTTTCCGAGATCCAGCAGGCGGCAGCGCTCGCTGCAGAACGGGGGTTCGCCGGGCTTTCGGTCGGTGAGCGGCTTGCCGCACTTTGCGCACTTGAGGACTGCCATGCCGGTCATCCTAGCCACCCGGGGGCCCTGCGAAAACTGCCCGGGGCGCCCCAATCGGCGAAAATCTCGAAGGGGCTGGACCTTCCGCCGTGAGTGCTTAGCTTTTCTATAGAGGCCTGTGGCGGCGCATGATGCGCCTCTGAGCGGTCTTTACCAAAAGGAGGCACCACGAGATGGCAGACCAGGTAAAAGGACCCTTCGGGGCGCTGCTTGTCCGGCTCTCTCTGGCCGATTCGAAGATTCCGGTGGCGGAGGAAGTTCCCGAAGGGGAGCCCAAACCGCTCGTCGACCAGGCAGCCGACTATCTGGAGCAACTCATCCGATTCCAGGCTCGCGCCGCCGGCGGCGTGGAGAACCTCACCAACGTTCCCCAGGCCTGAAACCAGACAATCACGATCACAAAAAAACGGCGCCCACCCGGGCGCCGTTTTTGTTTGGCCAAATGCAAAGGTGCTACTCGGAATCGGCAACCGGATCCACGAAGTGGGAGAGCGAGGCCTGCACCTCGCCCATTACGGCAATGGCCAGTTGGCTCTGATTCATCGTCATGAAATCTGCGCTGTCGAACCAGGTTTCATATCCGATGCCGACGATGACGCGGCTGGTGCTCCCCGGGAGGGAATGTGGATCGGGGGCGCCACCCGGCGCGCGCAGGGTGAGCTGCGCGGTGGCGGCGATGGCGGTACTGATGGTGAATGCTGTTCCCGCGCCGCCCATGCCGGCCGGCTGCCAGGTGCCTTCGAGATAGAGGCTCTTGCCGACCATGGTTCCGGGAACGTCGCCCGGCAGGTCGCGCGCGTCCTCATCGGCCTGCAGCACGTTGACCTCCAGCCGGTCGTAGACGCCCGGCGGTGGGCTCAGCTCGCCGAGCACCAGCGGAACGCGTTCGGCCCCCAGCAGGGCGATCACCTGCGGCGTCGCAATGGTGGTGGGGGAGGAGAGTGCATGGGCAAATGCGTCGGACACACCGAAGACGCGCTGAAAAAAGCGCGGGACGAAATCGAAGGCATTTGCCTGCGCAAGCAGCTCTTCATTGAAGAGAACGACGTAGCCCTTCTCGATGGTGATGTCGTAACCGCTCTCAGAGGTAAATGCGCGCGGCTCGCCCGCGGCGGTGTCCGTGTAGTTTCCAAACATATCGGGCGCGCTGTGATGGAGGGCCTCCACGCTCAGCGTGATGCCGGGATCGCGTTCGGCGCAGCCGAGCAGCAGGATGGCGCACAGCAGGAAAAGGTTTCGCTTAGAGATCATAGGTCACTCCCGCCAGCACGCTCACTCCCTCGTCGTGATTACCATCGAGCTGGTCAATGACGGGAATCATGACCCGAACGCTGAGCAGCAGATCCTCAGTAGGCGAAAAGACAATGCCGGGCGTGAGAAATCCGATGAACCCGCCGGAGTCGGGATCGACGACGCCTGCATCCACGTCCCGCGTGGCAGCGCGCGTATCGAAACCAAGCTGCAGGGCGACCGGCAGCTCCGGCGCCCACTGCGCCATGAGCGTGTTGACCCAGGCATCGCCGGCCTCGAAAGCGCCGAATCCGCCGGCGGTGAAATAACCCACGCTGCTGAGGTAGAGCGAGAAGGGGTGCCGGAAATAGCCGTACCAGAGCCCCGCACTCGGAACCCAGGCGCCGTTTCCGGCCTGCGCGTCAAAAGAGAGCGGCACGCCGGCACTGTCTTCAAGCTCCGGCGCGCTCGGCACGCGCAGACCGGCGACAACGCCCAGCAGGTGGCGGGGCATGGCATGGCGGTCCTGCCAGACAAAGCCGCGCGCGTTCACCTCGATGTCTCCAAGGAAAAAAGAACGCTCCTCGGACTGGTTTGCCAGGGCAAGCTGCTTACCCACCACCGGCACCGACAGTCCGAGGGTGATTCGCTCGTGCGGGGTCCAGGCAATGCCCAGGCTGGTTCGGTATTCGCTGAGTTCTTCGGAGCTGACACCCGGCACGCCGATATCCTCGGTGCGATAGCGGAATTCCAGCGACGCGCGTAAGCGACCTTCAAAGGGTTTCCCATGACCCATGATGGTCAGGGTCGGGTCGCCGGCCTGACAGGTCGAGCACGCAGATGCCTGGGGCGCCACGAACAGTGTGAGCAGCATCGCCGCTCCCAGCAAAACAAACACGCGCTTCACGGCGTGCAGCTCGCGTGCGGCGGGATGTGGCCGAAGGGGTCGCTGAGCATGGGGTTGCAGACAAACTCCCAGTCGGTCAGCGACTTCAGGAAGTTGATGAGATCCTGTTTTTCCTGCGCGGAAATGATGAACCCAGAAATCAGCACGTCCTTGTGGGGATTGGCGCTGCCGTCGCCGGCGTTGGGGTCGGGCGGGTCGATGGTGCGGCCGCCGGCGGCGTAGTGATCGACGACCTCTTCGAGGGTCGCGATGCTGCCATCGTGCATGTAGGGGGCGGTCAGCTCGATGTTGCGCAGGGTGGGGGCCTTGAACTTGCCCATGTCCGCGTCATTGCCGGAGACTTCGATCAGGCCCTGATCGCTGGCCGGGTAGTCGCCAGTGCCGCCCACGTTGTAGAGGCCGTTGTTGTGAAAGGAAATTTCGTCGAGCAGGTTGCCCTCGTGATCAAGGGAGCTGGAGAAGTTGAACCCGCCGTGGCAGTGAAAGCATTCCAGGCGCTCCGAAAAGAAGAGCTGGCTTCCGCGCAGGGCGGAGGCGCTCAGCTCGCCGCGATCAAAGGCGGAGTTGCCCGAGATCAGGGTGCGCTGAAAAGCGCCGATGGCCTTGAGCAGGTTTTCTTTGGTGACCGGGTTTTCAGATTTTGGGAACGCATCGCGGAAGAGGGCGGCGTAGGTCTCATCTGCTTCCAGGCCGGCCAGCGCGTTGGGGAACGAAACATCGTCGAGTCCCAGCTCAACGGGAAACTCGCCAAAGAGCGGAATCGTTGCCTGCTCTTCGAAAGTGCGCAGGTGGTGGTTGGCCCATGTGAGGGTCGCCTGATACGCCGTGTTGGTCAGTGACATGGAATTGCGCCGGTTCACCTCGCCGGTGCTCCCCACGCCGCCGGTCAAGCCGTCGGAAAATGCCATGCGTTGCTGGTGGCAGGTCGCGCAAGAAATGTTTCCGCCGGTCGAGAGCCCACGCTCGTAAAAGAGGCGGCGCCCGAGTTCGACCTTGTCCGCGTTCATGGGGTTGTCGGCGGGGACCTGTGGGGCCGGAAAGCCCGCAGGCAGGTCAAAGACGTAACCTTGCGCGCCGGCGGCACTCTCAGTGCCGCCGCTGCAGGCAATGCTCTGGAACAGACACAGACAGACCGCCCCGGTGAGGGCGCCCCGTCGTTTCAAGCTTGCAAGGAATGCCGATCTGCGCATGTTGCTCTCACTGGACCGAGAAGAAACCCTGACCGTCGGTGTCTGTAAAAGGACCGACCTGATGGTCGAGGCCAAGTTCATCGAACACGGCAGGGCACTCTGGATCGTCTGGGGCGGACATGCATCCGGCGGCAGTTGCGGCGGTATTGACGCCCACATCCGCGCCGGAGAGCAGGTCGCCGATATCAGCGGCAATCACATTCTGGTCGGGGTCGTAGGAATCGAGACAGACCTGAACGCGGTTGGGGTTGTCGCACGAGATGGCAGGCGTGGAGGGATCTCCGGTCGGCGTGCAGGACGTGCTTCCCAGATGAACATTCCAGTTGACGGGGCTGCCGTTGGGGTCGCCCTGGCCGTCGATACGCAGGAACTTGTAGCCCCCGTTCCAGTTCCACTGCATTCCCACGCTGTTGAGCGGCGCGGGAGCGGTGCCCGCGTCGATGTGG
It contains:
- the glnA gene encoding type I glutamate--ammonia ligase; this encodes MTTPAEVTKMIKDLGIEFIDYKFSDLFGRWQHTSNPISEYDESLFEEGRGFDGSSIRGWQAINNSDMLMIPDPATAVVDPFCQYPTISFICNIVDPITKEPYGRDPRNIAMKAESYLKSTGIADTAYFGPEAEFFVFDEVQYEVSGHQSFYSVDSIEGHWNSGREEAPNQGYKIGPKGGYFPVSPYDTLNDLRSEMVMVMQKVGIKIETHHHEVATAGQCEIDMRFDTMLRMADQLKWYKYIVRNVAKRHGKTATFMPKPMAGDNGTGMHTHQSLWKDGKPLFAGDGYGGFSELGLYYIGGLLKHARALCALTNPSTNSYKRLVPGFEAPVNLAYSARNRSASCRIPMFSPSPKAKRIEARWPDPTCTGYVAFAAMLMAGLDGIQNKIDPGEPLDKDIYSLSPEELKDVPSAPGSLDEALKCLEEDHDFLLKGDVFSKDFIENWVSFKRENEVDPLRMAPHPLEYEMYYGG
- the yacG gene encoding DNA gyrase inhibitor YacG; protein product: MTGMAVLKCAKCGKPLTDRKPGEPPFCSERCRLLDLGKWASGEYAIPGEPAPTMSDENWPTDYAGNPGDETLH
- a CDS encoding di-heme enzyme, producing the protein MRRSAFLASLKRRGALTGAVCLCLFQSIACSGGTESAAGAQGYVFDLPAGFPAPQVPADNPMNADKVELGRRLFYERGLSTGGNISCATCHQQRMAFSDGLTGGVGSTGEVNRRNSMSLTNTAYQATLTWANHHLRTFEEQATIPLFGEFPVELGLDDVSFPNALAGLEADETYAALFRDAFPKSENPVTKENLLKAIGAFQRTLISGNSAFDRGELSASALRGSQLFFSERLECFHCHGGFNFSSSLDHEGNLLDEISFHNNGLYNVGGTGDYPASDQGLIEVSGNDADMGKFKAPTLRNIELTAPYMHDGSIATLEEVVDHYAAGGRTIDPPDPNAGDGSANPHKDVLISGFIISAQEKQDLINFLKSLTDWEFVCNPMLSDPFGHIPPHASCTP
- a CDS encoding metallo-mystery pair system four-Cys motif protein, yielding MKSLGILGLLAALLVSMGTISCSDDNLVAPYSGYAVQFVGLVSDDPFACGTYNNIGTGNDEFFVDDFRFFVYDVQLRRADNDALVALDLSETPWQHDGLALIDFETGVSGGCNGTIATNTLAFGTAPEVEYDGVCFTMGVPFEMNHIDAGTAPAPLNSVGMQWNWNGGYKFLRIDGQGDPNGSPVNWNVHLGSTSCTPTGDPSTPAISCDNPNRVQVCLDSYDPDQNVIAADIGDLLSGADVGVNTAATAAGCMSAPDDPECPAVFDELGLDHQVGPFTDTDGQGFFSVQ